The nucleotide window AAGTTCATTAGACTAAAACTGACCCAAATCTAGTCACTCTTATGGGCAATGGCTTGACAAGGAGGGAACAAGGCCAAGATCAATCTGGCCAATTTCAGGGGCCCGAACAAATGGATAAAGAAGTTGAGCTCAAGATAAAATATTGGATGTGTAACAAGGACACACAGCCTGGATTTAGAATCCTTGGGCCAACCACGTTGGTTGCTCGAGGATATGAGCCTATTTGATGTCAGCGTAGAGCCCAAGTTAAATAGGCCTGATTCGGTGGCCTTATCAAATAGTTTCTATTTTGTTAACAATTAAAAGCAAAACGCCAGTAAAATACGATGGTAAAAGCGAGGATTGATATTAGTGTGCATCATAATTTTCTTATGTTTGGACAATAGATTGCTATAATATGCTAAGAAGACCAGCCCCGTTTGACCCATCATTATGATTAGGTGTTCAATTTTCTTCTGTGAAGGCCCACAGaccacaaataataattcaattaaggTTGAATCTAGGATACCACGCAACAGTAATTGACATCGATTTCTTCAGCATCATGTAGTGTTTGACACATTCATTAGCTGTAATCTCAGATATCctcccttttttcttctttttcagttGCAAATTTTAGCATActtgaataaaaattgtttgtttgtcAGTGTAAATTAAATCTCGCTATCTAAGAATATAAATGGTGCAATATTTATCCTTCATTACAAATCACATTGCACGCCTGTGTTAATCCCAAGTGTTTGccttcaaaagaaaagaaatatcagACTTTTTTGAAGATTGATGATTGATAATTGGTGTTGGTGGTGGTGGGTAGTATTCTTTTTAGCTGGAACATGAAATTTAATAGTGAAAGCAGGAGTTCAATGGGGTTTCTCAGGGCCCTCACTTATGGGTCCTGGAGGCAAAAGCTTGTTCTCAGTCAGCACAAGCTAGAATAGTTTGTGGACTCAAGAGAGAGTTCACACTTTATTAGGGTTAGACTTCTTTACAATCCGCTAAAGCGGAGAAGTGCTGTATTTTAGAGTAAATCACTTTTTTCCGGCCAAGGTTTGGCAAACTCATTCCCAGTCCCAAACACTAAATTTCTTAACTACAAATATTCACCAAAATTCCTATCTCcatcagaaaaaataaaactagcCGGGGATAAtacattttttcattcaaaaacaCTACCTATGCAAATCATTGGATTGTACCAAAAAATATGTAATCTAATTGAAATCACACCGAATAAGTAGGATTCaataatattacatgttttttaatacaaaatcaatGTTGAAATCATAATTGGGTGGGATTCATTCTAAAATCATATTAGATAAGtaagattataatattaaaatcacagataaataagattaaaattataatcattaaattaaataaattaaaatttttattattatatatcattatacgaTACTTAAACCAATGCCTTACAGGCTATAATacaaaaaaactattattttacaaataagttATAAACTATTTAGGTTTAGAATGAAATTTTGTGGGTGAAgaaactttgggtaggaaatagtttACTTGCGTTCTTGGATCCTATTTTCCCACTTATCATTATGAAAAGCCATGAAAACTTTTCTCGGTTAATCCCAAAAAGATCGTTTCCCTGTTATGCCCTTGTTCTTTCTGCTACAATTATGGAGTTAAAGGCATatcctttttaataaaaagacaTTGATTTTAAAGTATTGAAGAAGATGGAATGGGGTAAATAAGTCATTGTGGAAGACAGTTTCTGATCCTGTGCTGTACCCTTGTCTCGATTTTCTTTACCTTTTCTCTTGGTACAGAATGATTCTGTTTTCTTCTCTCTTGTCAACAAAACCAAGGAAAGAGGAAAACATAAGAGCACAAATGATAAGACCTCTTACTAACTTGTGTTTACTTTGACCCGCCTCCGTTTGTTTTTAGTCTTTTCTCTCTCATGTTAGCAGAGTACTACATTAGCAGTGAACCATCGTTATATAGACTTATGTTAAGCTCAATTCATCATCAATAATCCATCAAAGATTGCAGCTTTCATGTTAAGaggatagaaaaataaaacacccAAGCAAATGGCACCCATTTTCGCACTTCAGTTCTAGTACCTGAGGTCACTTCATTGGACCTTTTATTCAACTAATATCAATCAACACAATCTTACAAGTGCAGTTGGTGCACACCGCTACTTGGCAAATAAATGGCTCAACAGGTATTAGTTTGTCttctctctcatttttatttggatttttccATCTggggttttcattttttcatataatttctcTGCTACTGGGTCtaactttttatttgtttcgTTTCGTAGTACGTTTCTTTCTATTCTTGATATTTCTATGCTGATTTGATTGTAGGAAGAGGGTTGGCCTCTGGGTTTGCAGCCGCTTAATGCCAGGGTTGGATTAGCTAGAAATGGTGATTTTTCTGGATCAGTATCTTTCAATACTTTGATCACCGGTTCTCCAACTTCTTCAACTGATTCCTCTTCAGATTTAGACACAGAGGTCAGTTCTAAGAACTGAAATCTGGGGgttcttttatctcttttactTTTGGGATAGTATATGGTTTGAGATGAAACTCACTGATTCAATTTTAGTAGTCTTCTCTCCGGAGCCTGCTGTGATATCAGTTCGGTTTTCAGAGAAGCCAACCTAACTCGATTATAATGTAGCACTGTATTTGTTCTTTTGAATTTGTTCTCTTTTTATGCCCCCATATACTCAGTAGTTTAGGCCGGAATTCTTGATTTTCGCCGCTGCTAATTATCTGGTTCATGGAACTTTGCGCCTCTCAGCCATAAGTCAAAGTTACAGATTGTACTAGCTAGAACTTCATTGTTTTAGTACTGTTGCTTGATTGACTAAACGTGCCACAAATCTTTGAATCATATGTCAGATTAATTTGCCGCATGCAGTAATTATTGTTCACTGaacctttttcttcttgttgattTTAGTCACTGTAGCAGTCACTTCAAAAGGCAAGCTATTATCTAAACTGTTCAAATTTACTGTAACTGTATAATTTATCACATTAGGGCAGTGTACTCGGCAAAGAAGGTAGAGAAAATAGTTGCATTACAGTTAAATGGTGCTGAGTCTCTCTGAAATGTGAattcaattaaacaaattgaaCAATAGGATCCAAGAATTCTGAGCTTTCATATTATGAGTTGAAAATCATGTGTGTCTAACTCCGTTATGATTGGTTTCAGTCTACAGGGTCATTCTTCCATGACAGAAGCATAACACTTGGAAGCCTTATAGGCGTTTCCAGCATCTTTGAGCTCTCTAAAAGATCAATAAGAGGAAGAAAATCAGAAGCAGTCGCAAGAGAGAAAAAGAGCAACAACAAATCAAGAGCTTGGTTTTTCTCATTATGCTCAAGGGACAGCACTGATGCTGAGAATATCAACAGCAATAACCCTCCATCACTAGGCCACTTTCTTGCAGTGGAGAGAAGAGCTGCAAATGGTAATGGATGTAGAAGGAATCTGCACAGCCTTAACAATATTTATGGTCCCGATGAGCTTGCCCTGGCTCAGCCTAACTTAGAATCAAACTCTCTTTTTGTTAATGGTCACATAGCTCCTCCATTGCAGGGTTCAGAAGTTGAGAAGAGAAACAATGGAGGATTAGAGGAAGGTAGTGGAGGTGCAATTCATGTGCTGTTTTCATGCATGTGTGGACAACCCTCCCATTAAAATATAGCTacatcaaaaatttatttttttaatcccttATTGTGATTGAATTTGATGTTCTAGGGACAAATAAACTTTGTTTTCAAAGAGAGAAATGCAGTTTCTATATTATATCGGACCCTTGCGcctatttaattttcttcttttagataATGATTTATCTCTGCAGTCTGATAGTACGTTAAGTTGACTTGACTCTAAGAGTGATGGCAATTGTCTTAAGGGTGAACTTGGCGTTACTTGGAATTTTCTTAGGTCATGCATGCTTAAAGTTGATTACAAGGTCCTACTCAAGTTGGCTGACTGCCATCGTCAACCAATGGAAAATTCTGTAGTACAATCTAGACCGTCCAATGGGATGGACCCACCTGGAAAATGGGAGTATAGGGCCTACATAAACCATTGAATAAAGACATGGACATTGGGCATGACACGACAGAACCCATGCATGATTCATCATATGAAGTCATTCTACAGACTAGGCTACACAATCAAGTTAGGTGCGCCTGCGCGTTCTCAGTCCTTGATTTCACAATTCATCAACTCCACGTGTCAGTATCTTAAGCCTTGacagttttattatatattatcgcATGCCAACCAACAAGCAAACAGgcttttatctattattttattttttaacaataattcatATGCGACATTATAGgaaatttataaagaaataatattattaaatgatgaatgACATTTCTCTCCTCCACCCATTAGTAAGAAAAGAAGATTAAAGCTTTGTGGGGTCTGAATTCAAACCCAATATTACCTATTCATATCCTTGACTTAAAGGGGGTTTTAATAATACAAAGATTTAGAAGCAGCCATTGAAGAATGTTGAATTTCCCTTTAGCGTAGATAAAGAATTATTTCCTCCCCTTCTTTTAACCAACTTAGGACTTAGGTATCTAACATACTCTCATAATAACCAAAAGCTCCTTCAATCTCAAAGACTAAAACGATATGACCCAAGCAACCATTACCAAACTAACCAACCCAAACCTGCAACTCACTTACTTCACTTGTTTCCCAGATCTACATACCAAATGGACCACTATCTACATTTACCAACTGGGGCCACCGGCAAAAGGGGTTTCCTTTCCTTGATTTGTCATTTCCCTTTTTTCTGATAACAATTAGGAGGATTCTCGATCACCAAATGGAATCTTTGATTACCAAATGCGTTGAAGTATCAAGGCTTGTCAACCCACTCATTATCAGCAGCAATTCTACCAGAGCTCCGGCCACCCGTCTTGCCAAAGGATCCCACTGCAGTTAGTCCTTTGAAGCTACTGCTTCCCTCACTGAAGTTGCCAGACCACCTAGACTTTCTCTGTTTTGCTGAACCAACGTCCTCATTGTCATGATCAGCATCATCCTGATCCTTGACTTTTGCAACCACCAGACGAGCAATGGAGCTTCGGCAAAAGGGGCAAACTGGAGGTGTTAGGCAAGCAGTTGTAGGGTTTGGCTTGTTATGGCAGCAGAGGGCTAGTGTACATCGTGCACACATCTGGTGGCCGCAATCTTCAACTTCAATAGTACATATTTGCTCAAAGCATATGCAGCAGAGCTCTGTATCACTGGCCTGCATTATATGTCAACAATCAATTCCACATTGCCAAGATATTTATAAAAgttcaaatatatacttaacaGATTTGTAAAAGATATGGCTCGAAACATTGGCAGTGAATGAAACCCTCAGctaaataaagaataatttgcAAGAAGCTTGAAAAACATCACCACAGAGAATCTCCCAAATTCAGAACTTTCAAAGAATTTTACGATTGGTTATGTACTTAAGCTAGTATCAGTTCATTAAGCAACAAAGTTAAGACAGCCTACCAAGCTACTCAAAATTGCATCAAATGTGTAATTATTGCTAATTTCCCATAAACTCTCAGTGGAAGACCTGTGGTCCTCGGTCCATGACACAAGTCAAGATATGAATTTTTTGGGTTGTTCACGTATTGCAGCCATTTGTTTTGTTCACAATTGGCGCAATTGCTATGAGTTGaacaaagttttaaactttaaataatttatgaattcagTTTAAACATTAAACTAAACTCACCAGTTTCAAACCTGAATTTTCCACTACCTCTCtatgattcaaattttttcctttttttttttttccccttctaAAGAAATTACCTCAGAAGTATTGTCATCTGTTCCTGTGTCAGAATCTGATGAGGAAGGAAGTAAGTATGCACTATCCTTGAAGATACTTTTCTCTCTCACCCTGTTTGCCTCCATCAGGGCCTGTTCTAGCAGAGCTTTTGCCTCTTTATCAAGCTCACTGATGAATTTAAGGGGTGATGGCCATACAAGAGGCTCTGCTGATGCAGGATCCAACAAGGCAGCACAAGCTCTATGTTTATGCCTTAATGCAACTACATAAGGTATCCTCCTACACAGAGAAGACCATATAACAACATGACAATTAGTTGCAAATCCTTGGAAAAAATCTGTCAGACAAAAGACAACCGGCACAGATACTTCATATTGATGAACAAAATCATGGAAAAGAATATTCACAAATAGTGAAAATCAAAGCAAGAAAGTTTAGTCCAGCATAAATAGAGGTCAAAAGACACGAGAAAAGCATACAAGTGATAAATGATTGATTAAGAGTTTCTAGAGTACTACAGTTTGAAAGTTTTGTGCAACAACTTTGTTTTTAATAGCAAATTTGAAAACTGAACATATTATGCAATTCAATTTTTACAATTCATTCAAACTCGCCCTGGCTGTTTGGAACCTGGAGTTCAGGTTTTTAATTTAAGACAGCAACAAAGAAACTAATATATATGGTATGAAGTTGatagaagaaacaaaataaaattcactTGGATGGtgatttaatatgaattaacaTATGTAACAAATCAAGAAAGCAATTAATTTTACCCAGATGCATCTCTTTGAACACGATCTGCACCCCACGCCAGCAGTGCACGCACGCAATCTATAGATCCCCCTCTAGCTGCCAAATGAAGAGGAGTGCTTCCTGGGAAACTGAATTCAACAATCTCTCAGTCtacaaaacaaatttaacacaaaaaaattaacaaaaaccgAAAGaactaaataacaattattaCCCATATCCACCAGTTGAAGCACAAACAAGAGCACCACAGTTTAGCAAAATATGAACACACTCCGGCCGTTTTTGGCGTGAGGCCAAGTGCAATGGTGTCGCTCCCCTGCCATCTCTAATGTTAACAAACCTTGCATAGCCCCTAAACAACCAATTCcaagtaataaataatattattataagccaaatcaatctaaatatcaaataaaatgcataataaacataaatatttgataGCTTACCAAGATACAGCAATAGGGCTAGATTCAGCAGCAGCCAGAATGGCTTGAAGGCAATCGGCACGGCCATAATAAGCAGCATAGTGCAAGCAGGTTCTTCCAAAGATGGAATCAAACATCAATATCTGAAAATGTTATAGATTAGCTACATAATTTTAGTCCCAtggtcaaaaaagaataatatattacaaaatgaaCACAAATTGGaacttttttatacatttgCATCAGCTCGAAGAAGCCTTTTCACACAGCAGATCTTCCCATGCATTGCAGCCAACATAAGCGGAGTCTGaacaaaaacataatcagaaAGATCAAACCATTTGAAACAACAACAGAGATGTGACATTCACACAGAaacatgaaaaaacaaaaaaatggttACCTGCTTGTAACGATTCAACACATCTGGCTTCACAGATCGATTCAAGGCCAAATCTAAAATCTGTAAATCAAGCAAAACGATAAGAACCGAGAAAAACCcatcaaagaaaattaacaataataaccAACCTTCTgtaaacagaaaagaaaaatctgAAATGAAAAAACAACCTCGATCTGGCCATTAGCAGCCGCAACATGAAGAACTGAGTGGCGATCATAAAGGGTAGTATGGTGTATGAGATTGGGGTCTTTCTCTAACAAATCATTAACCATATCAATATCACCATACTGAACGGCAGTGAAAAGTTCATGTTCATTACTGGTAGCACAACTCAGTCCTTGACCCATCTTCTCTCTTTATTTAATCTTCAGAGGGTGCACACTTCACCGCCACAGGTTCTTGGTGAAGCGCCACCTTCAACCAGAGGTGGGGGCGAAGAAGCTttccctctttctctctctttaaatAAGCTATTGTCGTACTAAAGTTTCCCATTTAAGTAGTCCTTGGCTGAAGAGCGAGTGATCAAAGTCCCGTATCGTATTGGGGTTAGCAACTGCCCGTAGGGCGAGAGAGATGACCGTGTCAGTGCGGGCAGTCATCCTCAGTCAGTTTCGGGCAAGATAGAATTCCTATAGTAGACCCAGCGCAGTCTCCAGTCAAATTAAACCTTCTGTTActtctttatatttcaatataataaagTTTCCTAGTCTAGCGTTTTGATTTttccaatcatataatttatattttatttataaaaaattaatattagatattaagatagaaaaaaattttcatataaaagtcttataattaaaaataaaaagaaagagtttGAAGTTGCTTTATGTTTTCTTATGGAAACCGCGTTGGAAATAACGCTCCCAACTAACTCCAGTCATCTTGGCCGTTGAAACTCGCGGTTTCTTTATTGAGCGTTGGATTTTTGGACCGGTAAATATGGAGGGAATTCTTGTTGtcaattttcttcaattaatgaattatataattgaacaaGGCTGAATTGACTTTGTGATTTACTTCTTTACCCGAACTTTGTCCCATTATTTACAAGTCAGCCACTGCCAGTTTTAAACTTCATACCATGACAGTGACGCTAGCAACTCCTCTATCATGGGGACCCTTGAGTGTGTTTGGATACAAACAGTCTCTTCAAGGGTGAGACTGcccatttatcttttttttttttttcgttcttttaacagtaaattttttagatttagtATTTGgtttcataattatattaagttaataatttaattttaaaatatcaccaataaaatttgatattattctcttattatatttaatattttattttttatcacttaaattatttttcatagattattatctgattaaattttattattataatattatttattagaaattattattcagagtaagaagaaggtgaaaggactatttttcacccaaattttaatataaagataaatacatatttataagattttaaaaacttaaacactcactcataGACTAATatctattagaattttctattagaaataagagtaaaattgttattttaccttttatattaaaaaatatataattaatcttatttttttcttaggttttgaaaaataatatttcatctcaACTTTAAATTTTGACAAAGTGACAATTCACCCCCACAAACCCTTGATTTTCTTCTCCCGATAATGGTGATTGCACAACCATtggtgaaaagaaaatttaaaatcacactcttatatatatttaacattttacttttttttatcatttaaactactCTTTTAAGAGTTATTACCcgattaaattttactattacaaTATTATTTGTCGGACATTATTATTTGGAGTAAGAAGAACAATAATGGAAGGGAATGAATCATGTAGTGATATAGTGTAAACATTATCATATGATTGCACAGGAATATTGTTAACGTGCCCATGAACAGATTCCAtagattatatgattttgaagcTGATCTAAGTGAGTGTACGATTGATgggaaagaaaattaaaatgaggGATTTGATTCTTTTAATAATTGTGACTTTTGATGGTTTCACTTTGAGTGAAAAATGAATAATGCAAAGACATAAATGCTCCTATACAAGATGGGCCATTCGACAAAAGGTGTCCTCCTACGCTTGCTGCCATGACTTTTCTTGGATAAGTGATAACATATTGTCAATAATATATGGTAGTACAAATACATAAACATTCAAGCACGCTTGGAATAAAATTGTAGATTAAAGGAAGGAAATGcatgattattatatataatatgagtgcttataaaattaaattaagccTTATGATTAAAGAAGATATTGCAGTGTAAAAGATGTATCTCATAAGTAGAAACTAGCTAGGTGATAATGATATCTCTTTTCCAAcaaaaaagaaaggt belongs to Mangifera indica cultivar Alphonso chromosome 2, CATAS_Mindica_2.1, whole genome shotgun sequence and includes:
- the LOC123208439 gene encoding uncharacterized protein At3g17950-like; translation: MAQQEEGWPLGLQPLNARVGLARNGDFSGSVSFNTLITGSPTSSTDSSSDLDTESTGSFFHDRSITLGSLIGVSSIFELSKRSIRGRKSEAVAREKKSNNKSRAWFFSLCSRDSTDAENINSNNPPSLGHFLAVERRAANGNGCRRNLHSLNNIYGPDELALAQPNLESNSLFVNGHIAPPLQGSEVEKRNNGGLEEGSGGAIHVLFSCMCGQPSH
- the LOC123208438 gene encoding putative E3 ubiquitin-protein ligase XBAT31, whose amino-acid sequence is MGQGLSCATSNEHELFTAVQYGDIDMVNDLLEKDPNLIHHTTLYDRHSVLHVAAANGQIEILDLALNRSVKPDVLNRYKQTPLMLAAMHGKICCVKRLLRADANILMFDSIFGRTCLHYAAYYGRADCLQAILAAAESSPIAVSWGYARFVNIRDGRGATPLHLASRQKRPECVHILLNCGALVCASTGGYGFPGSTPLHLAARGGSIDCVRALLAWGADRVQRDASGRIPYVVALRHKHRACAALLDPASAEPLVWPSPLKFISELDKEAKALLEQALMEANRVREKSIFKDSAYLLPSSSDSDTGTDDNTSEASDTELCCICFEQICTIEVEDCGHQMCARCTLALCCHNKPNPTTACLTPPVCPFCRSSIARLVVAKVKDQDDADHDNEDVGSAKQRKSRWSGNFSEGSSSFKGLTAVGSFGKTGGRSSGRIAADNEWVDKP